One genomic segment of Sphingorhabdus sp. M41 includes these proteins:
- a CDS encoding sulfite exporter TauE/SafE family protein, whose product MADIIALLPYLLIGFLAQAVDGALGMAFGVIVNSILVGFMGMSPALASTHVHVVKCFTSAASGISHHLVGNIDFQLFRRLLFPGLLGGILGAFLLSYVQGRIVHSFVLGYLLLTGLWLLIKSLWSSPEIRRPRFVSIVGGLGGFLDAIGGGGWGPVVTSNLLVQGAEPRKVVGTVNSVEFFITVMISTIFIAHFGFENFVGPVVSLLIGGIIAAPLGAIAAKYFQPRLMFFLVGIVLTSISAFAILQMIL is encoded by the coding sequence TTGGCAGACATTATAGCGTTGTTGCCCTATCTTTTGATCGGCTTTCTTGCGCAAGCGGTGGATGGCGCTCTCGGCATGGCTTTCGGGGTCATTGTCAATAGCATTCTCGTCGGGTTCATGGGCATGTCGCCGGCATTGGCCTCGACGCATGTCCATGTCGTCAAATGCTTCACTTCCGCCGCATCAGGCATCAGTCACCACCTGGTTGGCAATATCGACTTCCAGCTGTTCCGCCGGCTTCTCTTTCCGGGCCTCCTCGGCGGTATATTGGGCGCGTTTCTGCTCAGCTATGTCCAAGGCAGGATCGTCCATTCATTCGTCCTTGGATATCTATTGCTGACCGGCCTCTGGCTGCTGATAAAAAGCCTCTGGTCCTCGCCCGAAATCCGGCGGCCAAGGTTCGTGTCGATTGTTGGCGGCCTTGGCGGGTTTCTCGATGCGATTGGCGGAGGCGGCTGGGGGCCAGTGGTCACCTCAAACCTGCTGGTTCAGGGGGCGGAGCCGCGCAAAGTCGTGGGAACAGTCAACAGCGTAGAGTTTTTCATCACGGTAATGATTTCGACAATATTTATCGCCCATTTTGGTTTCGAAAATTTTGTTGGACCGGTCGTCAGCCTGCTGATTGGCGGGATCATCGCCGCACCGCTCGGTGCAATCGCGGCAAAATATTTTCAACCCAGACTAATGTTTTTCCTGGTGGGCATTGTCCTGACCAGCATTAGCGCATTCGCCATTCTGCAGATGATATTATGA
- a CDS encoding Hsp20/alpha crystallin family protein — MVEKNTTSSKTVSRSTSVPVRTNNIWEPLSRIRDEFDRMFDETPGNSFGSRLMQKMYETADPVVELRDKKDEYQLVAEVPGMSSEDIEIKLSDGMLRISGEKSESHEEEGESFMFSERHYGSFERAIKLPNGIDHEKISADTKDGLLTVHIPKSAEARQKERKIPIQTS, encoded by the coding sequence ATGGTAGAGAAAAACACAACGTCGAGTAAGACAGTCTCCCGCTCCACCAGCGTGCCTGTGCGGACGAATAACATTTGGGAGCCCCTCTCGCGGATACGGGATGAATTTGACCGTATGTTCGACGAGACACCGGGCAATAGTTTCGGTTCGCGGCTGATGCAGAAAATGTATGAAACTGCCGATCCTGTGGTCGAACTGCGTGACAAAAAGGATGAATATCAGTTGGTGGCAGAAGTGCCTGGTATGAGCAGCGAAGATATCGAGATCAAGCTGTCAGACGGAATGCTGCGGATATCCGGCGAGAAATCGGAAAGCCATGAAGAAGAAGGCGAAAGCTTCATGTTTTCCGAGCGGCACTATGGCAGCTTCGAACGAGCGATCAAATTGCCCAATGGCATTGATCACGAAAAAATCAGTGCCGATACCAAAGATGGGCTTCTCACCGTTCATATTCCGAAAAGCGCCGAAGCGCGCCAAAAGGAAAGAAAGATTCCAATCCAGACAAGCTAA